A genome region from Pseudanabaena sp. Chao 1811 includes the following:
- a CDS encoding ATP-binding protein, with translation MENSQAHLEILRQEVESLRQQLADTQERLAVTEETLQAIRSGEVDAVVVSTSQGAQVFTLQGADYVYQCLVEQMGEGAATVSTEGLILYCNKQLSELLNCPLKNLIGAQLENFVAPQNRKEFGLMLQQSQQEATLTMELSLIGLVETKAQYQDQDISKNKEIPVKLSLKQFNLDQLVVNSIVITDITESKVKEATKLNQILKRAIATITNYQFYPDCTREFEYWSDGCEVLFGYTAAELMADQNLWASRVEPEDLKMLIAQTLAACQQNQSSNNIEYRFYHKNGDQRWLSSSQFIKWDETNQYWDINTILTDVTKRKQIEIALHEEKEKLSLFIQYAPVSVAMFDRQMRYLAVSQYWIDLYQLGSREAVMGQSNYEVLPNISETWRQIHQECLAGATRKCEQDSFILPDDSEKLLKWEVRPWLQSTGEVGGILIFVEDITETKRLEEQFYHAQRLESLGTLASGIAHDFNNILTPILGVTQLLPLKISNLDESVANLLTILSNSARRGSELVKQILLFSRNTEGEYAILQLNSLLLELIGIAKQTFPKSIEIISEIPIQNLWNILADATQIHQVFLNLMINSRDAMPDGGALTICAKNLQLEEDNALMSLAAKAGEYVVVTMTDTGIGIPAELLTRIFDPFFTTKEVGKGTGLGLSTVMGIVKHHGGFITVESEVGKGTEFKVFLPAIAGAVNQSSIEASTPRGNGELILIVDDESAIREVTKATLESYNYRTILASDGIGAIALYGKHQQEVSVVIMDIMMPNLDGVTTIHTLKNLNPLVKVIATSGLIDNRKLALEAKATTFLLKPFSIKQLLQTLTGILSPNQSDQSDQIQSDHLMSIEINPSPTPKVELSKEMIAIMPPEWLQQMHDAAYYCDTEVMLELITQIPSSQQAIAQVLKDLVLDFKTDRIMELTEAINPFQN, from the coding sequence ATGGAAAACTCTCAAGCCCATCTTGAGATACTGCGTCAGGAAGTCGAGAGCTTACGGCAGCAATTGGCGGATACACAGGAGCGTCTAGCGGTAACGGAAGAAACGTTACAGGCAATTCGTTCGGGGGAAGTTGATGCGGTGGTGGTGTCTACATCGCAAGGGGCGCAGGTGTTTACATTGCAAGGGGCGGATTATGTTTATCAGTGTTTAGTAGAACAAATGGGTGAGGGGGCAGCAACGGTTTCTACGGAAGGTTTGATTTTGTATTGCAATAAACAGCTTTCAGAACTACTAAATTGTCCACTTAAAAATTTGATTGGTGCACAGTTAGAAAATTTTGTGGCTCCTCAAAATCGCAAAGAGTTTGGACTAATGTTGCAACAAAGTCAGCAAGAAGCAACGCTAACAATGGAGTTATCTTTGATAGGTTTAGTAGAAACTAAAGCCCAATATCAGGATCAGGATATTAGTAAAAACAAAGAAATACCCGTTAAGTTATCGCTGAAACAATTTAATCTTGATCAGCTTGTCGTTAATAGCATTGTGATTACGGATATTACTGAATCTAAGGTGAAGGAAGCAACAAAGCTTAACCAAATTCTGAAACGCGCGATCGCCACAATTACCAATTATCAATTTTATCCTGATTGCACTCGGGAGTTTGAGTACTGGTCTGATGGTTGCGAAGTCCTCTTTGGCTATACCGCCGCAGAATTAATGGCGGATCAAAATCTTTGGGCAAGTCGAGTTGAGCCTGAAGACTTGAAAATGCTTATTGCTCAGACCCTTGCCGCCTGTCAGCAAAATCAAAGTAGTAATAACATCGAGTATCGCTTCTATCACAAAAATGGCGATCAGCGTTGGCTGTCATCTTCTCAATTTATTAAATGGGATGAAACAAATCAATATTGGGATATAAATACAATTTTAACCGATGTTACCAAGCGTAAACAGATCGAAATTGCCTTACATGAAGAGAAAGAAAAATTAAGTTTATTTATCCAATATGCACCTGTGAGTGTAGCGATGTTTGATCGCCAGATGCGTTATCTTGCGGTCAGCCAATACTGGATAGATCTGTATCAACTTGGCTCTAGGGAAGCAGTGATGGGGCAATCGAACTATGAGGTCTTGCCGAATATTTCGGAGACTTGGCGACAAATCCATCAAGAATGTTTAGCAGGAGCAACGAGAAAATGTGAACAAGACTCTTTTATTCTGCCCGATGATTCCGAGAAATTATTGAAATGGGAAGTGCGACCTTGGCTTCAGAGTACGGGAGAAGTGGGTGGTATTTTGATTTTTGTAGAAGATATTACGGAAACAAAGAGACTAGAAGAACAATTTTATCATGCTCAACGCTTAGAGAGTTTAGGAACATTAGCTAGCGGTATCGCCCATGATTTTAATAACATTCTGACCCCAATTTTAGGTGTTACGCAACTGCTGCCTCTCAAGATTTCTAACCTTGATGAAAGTGTAGCCAATTTATTAACAATTCTCTCTAACAGTGCGCGGCGTGGCTCTGAGCTAGTCAAGCAAATTTTATTGTTTAGTCGCAATACTGAGGGTGAATATGCCATATTACAACTAAATTCTCTTCTTTTAGAGTTAATTGGAATTGCTAAACAAACCTTTCCTAAATCGATTGAGATCATCTCAGAAATACCTATTCAAAATCTCTGGAATATTTTGGCTGATGCGACCCAAATCCACCAAGTATTTCTGAATCTGATGATTAATTCTAGGGATGCCATGCCCGATGGAGGAGCATTGACAATTTGTGCTAAAAACCTGCAATTAGAGGAGGATAATGCGCTGATGAGTTTAGCCGCCAAAGCAGGGGAGTATGTGGTGGTGACGATGACTGATACGGGTATAGGGATTCCCGCAGAATTATTAACTCGTATTTTTGATCCTTTTTTCACCACAAAAGAAGTCGGCAAAGGCACAGGACTAGGACTATCGACGGTAATGGGAATTGTCAAACATCATGGCGGCTTTATCACCGTAGAGAGTGAAGTGGGCAAAGGTACAGAATTTAAGGTGTTCTTGCCAGCGATCGCAGGAGCAGTGAATCAGTCTAGCATCGAAGCATCAACTCCTAGAGGTAATGGAGAGTTAATCTTGATTGTGGATGATGAATCCGCCATTCGAGAAGTAACCAAGGCTACTTTAGAAAGCTATAACTATCGGACAATTTTGGCTAGTGATGGTATCGGCGCGATCGCCCTCTATGGAAAACATCAACAGGAAGTCAGCGTCGTAATTATGGATATCATGATGCCTAACCTCGATGGTGTGACGACCATTCATACCTTGAAAAATCTAAATCCTCTAGTCAAAGTTATCGCTACGAGTGGACTGATTGATAATCGTAAACTCGCTCTAGAGGCAAAGGCAACCACATTTTTGTTAAAGCCTTTCAGCATCAAGCAATTATTACAAACATTAACGGGAATCCTATCGCCCAATCAATCCGATCAATCCGATCAAATTCAAAGCGATCACCTCATGTCCATTGAGATAAATCCATCTCCTACACCAAAAGTAGAATTATCTAAAGAAATGATCGCCATAATGCCTCCTGAATGGTTACAGCAAATGCACGATGCGGCTTATTATTGCGATACTGAAGTAATGCTGGAATTAATTACTCAGATTCCATCTTCACAACAGGCGATCGCTCAAGTACTCAAAGATTTAGTCCTAGATTTTAAAACAGACCGCATTATGGAGTTAACTGAGGCTATAAACCCATTTCAGAATTAA